The following are encoded together in the Equus quagga isolate Etosha38 chromosome 15, UCLA_HA_Equagga_1.0, whole genome shotgun sequence genome:
- the LOC124227200 gene encoding LOW QUALITY PROTEIN: uncharacterized protein LOC124227200 (The sequence of the model RefSeq protein was modified relative to this genomic sequence to represent the inferred CDS: inserted 1 base in 1 codon), with protein MSAGCVDSTCEYASGSLRSPRFPPYLTHRPARRCLRTERPRGDAPSLPSGIGLRGDQAAALPGREPTAGPVDCALDAPGGTGSGGQGPGGSRTFPRPRRWWRLGVEETLQKLSLRRKKALSAQETDPDELXQAAGGAIDPAVFSERAILVALLTLHVAPLAVLQMLRPCAKQRLPSEPQASSSVPESRGQSWAGAPRPCGPGGEVAGAARWQRLARGGLGPQWPGLSVGLLLGPTGPSKDSPLGLQSPASAWLPPWREHLWIRWTQSGCPREAKWAGLHLGLLLPSPLRSCLRSTNPGTRLLWCLCSWFVRPQGSAQGAGQAEVFLPPPHLYPTRRKSCSGVWPDELPFSGDGAWDRSERGSPWLPWTLGAEAGVAEHWAQV; from the exons ATGTCGGCCGGGTGTGTGGATTCCACCTGTGAATACGC GAGCGGGTCTCTGCGGTCGCCACGTTTCCCCCCGTACCTAACACACCGGCCGGCACGGAGATGTCTGCGGACCGAACGGCCGAGGGGAGACGCGCCGTCGCTGCCCTCCGGGATCGGACTGCGGGGAGACCAGGCGGCAGCGCTGCCGGGAAGGGAACCGACGGCGGGGCCGGTAGACTGCGCTCTGGATGCCCCCGGTGGGACGGGGTCGGGGGGCCAGGGGCCGGGCGGGTCGCGCACCTTCCCACGGCCGCGCCGATGGTGGCGCCTGGGGGTAGAGGAGACCCTGCAGAAGCTCTCCCTGCGCCGGAAGAAGGCGCTGAGCGCCCAGGAGACGGACCCGGACGAGC TGCAGGCGGCGGGCGGCGCCATCGACCCTGCCGTGTTCAGTGAGCGGGC GATCCTGGTGGCCCTGCTGACGCTGCACGTGGCGCCCCTCGCTGTCCTCCAGATGCTCCGACCCTGTGCCAAGCAGAGGTTGCCAAGCGAGCCCCAGGCCTCATCGAGCGTGCCTGAGTCGAGAGGTCAGAGTTGGGCCGGTGCCCCGCGCCCCTGTGGCCCGGGTGGCGAGGTGGCAGGGGCGGCGAGGTGGCAGCGCCTGGCACGGGGCGGCCTTGGCCCTCAGTGGCCAGGCCTTTCTGTCGGTCTTCTACTAGGACCCACTGGGCCATCCAAGGACTCGCCCCTTGGGCTCCAGTCCCCAGCTTCGGCCTGGCTGCCGCCCTGGAGAGAGCACCTGTGGATCAGGTGGACGCAGAGCGGGTGCCCCAGGGAGGCCAAGTGGGCTGGGCTTCATCTGGGACTTTTGCTGCCCTCCCCTCTGCGCTCCTGCCTTCGTTCCACAAACCCTGGAACGAGACTGCTTTGGTGCCTGTGCTCATGGTTTGTCCGGCCTCAGGGAAGCGCTCAGGGAGCTGGGCAGGCAGAGGTCTTCCTGCCACCCCCTCACCTGTATCCCACTCGCCGGAAGTCCTGCTCTGGAGTCTGGCCAGATGAGCTTCCCTTCTCGGGTGATGGGGCGTGGGACAGGAGTGAGCGTGGCAGCCCCTGGTTGCCCTGGACACTCGGTGCAGAGGCCGGAGTGGCAGAGCACTGGGCTCAGGTGTGA